Proteins encoded together in one Camelina sativa cultivar DH55 chromosome 9, Cs, whole genome shotgun sequence window:
- the LOC104710359 gene encoding serine/threonine-protein kinase prpf4B isoform X1, whose translation MANDKQIESHHRKHRRSSSSSDETDKSSKRHKHRHHKHHHRRHHRHHRDKKRGDEIPAAGDETEAMDVTEADPSGVSNGREEDVEEGEILEEGGSGAVLVKTADSEGESGEIKSDQFQDNDLPPLAKKGRQGEDVSSNGVVTREAEMEDKRLCKEAGDPSERVSKRRYANGRSSFSPESSEEKHRSRNRSPSNSRQSNEVRPRSRSRSHDREREISRSRIVAEDEFLDRGRHHDSSRDYHHDRVDSGRTEDRYHRRGRYEENDRQYSRDVFERERSKEKDMDRDGSIRDRDSEGSKRRGRDSDRRREREREKRRDIEVDHERRKEKERERSIDRRREREGDYLRDRDNERGRSRDRTRYNSRESKRERDSEKDREKGREIQTDREKYISSDVDYSEMRHGQSRQSRYDETDDLEMRRPNSLKANNSKDDKSEETWGNDERSRNEDGQDNDEGVVWKTPEEEEEELNRIKEESRKRMLAVLEKHKKKPEQQNELFSQDKPKDVVQEAAPESASSAVVIAANVGQAKSNIDADDDKASLLAPAGLGEGSPKSERSADMFHDDIFGESPAGIRKVGGKGDGVPMVRSGLHDNWDDAEGYYSYQFGELLDGRYEVIATHGKGVFSTVVRAKDLKAGPAEPEEVAIKIIRNNETMHKAGKIEVQILKKLAGADRDDRRHCVRFLSTFKYRNHLCLVFESLHLNLREVLKKFGRNIGLQLSAVRSYSKQLFIALKHLKNCGVLHCDIKPDNMLVNEGKNVLKLCDFGNAMFAGKNEVTPYLVSRFYRSPEIILGLAYDHPLDIWSVGCCLYELYSGKVLFPGATNNDMLRLHMELKGPFPKKMLRKGAFIDQHFDHDLNFYATEEDTVSGKLMKRMIVNVKPKDFGSIIKGYPGEDPKMLAHFRDLLDKIFILDPERRLTVSQALAHPFITGF comes from the exons ATGGCGAACGACAAGCAGATCGAATCTCACCACCGCAAGCACCGccgttcatcttcttcctccgacGAAACCGATAAATCATCGAAGCGGCACAAGCACCGTCACCACAAGCATCATCACCGCAGGCATCATCGCCATCACCGTGATAAGAAGCGCGGCGATGAAATTCCAGCCGCCGGCGATGAGACAGAGGCGATGGATGTTACGGAGGCGGATCCGAGTGGAGTTAGTAACGGCCGTGAGGAGGATGTGGAGGAAGGGGAGATTCTAGAAGAAGGTGGAAGCGGCGCTGTTTTGGTGAAGACGGCAGATTCCGAAGGCGAGTCAGGCGAAATCAAATCCGATCAATTTCAAGATAATGATCTG CCTCCCCTTGCGAAAAAAGGGCGTCAAGGAGAAGATGTGAGTTCTAATGGTGTTGTAACGCGTGAAGCTGAAATGGAGGATAAGAGGTTGTGTAAAGAAGCTGGAGATCCTTCAGAGAGAGTTAGTAAAAGAAGGTATGCGAATGGCAGGAGCTCATTTTCTCCAGAAAGCTCTGAAGAGAAGCATAGGAGCAGAAACAGGTCTCCGTCAAACAGTAGGCAGTCTAACGAAGTCCGTCCTCGGAGTAGATCTAGGTCACATGATAGGGAGAGGGAAATTTCAAGATCAAGGATTGTTGCGGAGGATGAGTTTTTGGACAGAGGAAGACATCATGATTCTAGTAGGGATTATCATCATGACAGAGTTGACTCAGGTAGGACTGAGGACAGATATCATCGACGTGGGCGATATGAGGAAAATGACAGACAATATAGTCGAGACGTgtttgaaagagaaagaagtaagGAGAAAGATATGGACAGGGACGGAAGCATAAGAGATAGAGATTCAGAAGGAAGTAAGCGAAGAGGGAGAGATAGTGATCGAAGGAGGGAAAGAGAACGAGAGAAGAGGAGGGATATAGAGGTTGACCATGAAAGGCGAAAAGAGAAGGAACGAGAGCGCAGCATTGATAGGAGAAGGGAGAGGGAAGGAGATTATTTACGAGATAGAGACAACGAAAGAGGTAGGAGTAGAGATAGAACCAGGTATAACAGCAGAGAGAGTAAGAGGGAAAGGGATAGTGAAAAAGATAgggagaaaggaagagaaatCCAGACTGATAGGGAGAAGTATATAAGTAGTGATGTGGACTACAGTGAGATGAGGCACGGACAGTCTAGACAATCAAGATATGATGAGACAGATGACTTAGAAATGAGAAGGCCAAATTCCTTGAAGGCCAATAATTCTAAGGATGATAAGTCAGAAGAGACGTGGGGAAATGATGAAAG GTCCCGAAATGAGGATGGCCAAGATAATGACGAAGGAGTTGTATGGAAAACtccagaggaggaagaagaagaactaaatAGAATCAAGGAGGAGAGCAGGAAGCGAATGCTAGCCGTACTGGAGAAACATAAGAAGAAGCCTGAGCAGCAAAATGAACTTTTCTCTCAGGATAAGCCGAAAG ATGTCGTTCAGGAAGCTGCCCCAGAGTCGGCTTCTTCTGCAGTTGTCATAGCAGCTAATGTTGGTCAAGCCAAATCTAACATTGATGCTGATGATGACAAGGCATCATTACTGGCTCCAGCAGGGCTTGGTGAAGGTAGCCCAAAG AGTGAAAGGTCAGCTGACATGTTCCATGATGATATCTTTGGAGAGTCTCCAGCTGGTATCCGGAAAGTG GGAGGGAAAGGTGACGGTGTTCCCATGGTGAGGAGCGGGCTTCATGATAATTGGGATGATGCAGAGGGTTATTACA GCTATCAGTTTGGCGAGTTATTGGATGGTAGATATGAAGTCATTGCTACTCATGGAAAAGGTGTCTTCTCTACTGTGGTTCGTGCAAAAGATTTGAAAGCTGGACCTGCTGAACCTGAAGAAGTGGCAATAAAAATTATTCGTAACAACGAGACGAT GCATAAAGCTGGCAAGATTGAGGTTCAGATTTTGAAGAAGCTGGCCGGCGCTGACCGAGATGACAGGCGCCACTGCGTTCGTTTTCTTTCAACCTTCAAGTATCGCAATCACCTTTGCTTGGTGTTTGAGTCTCTTCATTTGAATCTTCGTGAGGTCTTGAAGAAGTTTGGCCGCAACATTGGTCTTCAACTATCTGCTGTTAGGTCGTATTCGAAGCAGCTATTCATTGCCCTTAAACATCTGAAGAATTGTGGGGTGCTTCACTGCGATATAAAACCTGACAACATGCTG GTCAATGAGGGAAAAAACGTGTTGAAGCTTTGTGACTTTGGTAATGCAATGTTTGCTGGTAAAAACGAAGTTACACCGTATCTTGTTAGTCGCTTTTACAGATCCCCTGAAATTA TTCTGGGGCTCGCCTATGACCATCCGTTGGATATATGGTCTGTTGGCTGCTGTCTGTATGAGCTTTATAGCGGGAAAGTTCTTTTCCCTGGCGCCACAAACAATGATATGTTACGCCTTCATATGGAACTGAAAGGTCCCTTCCCTAAAAAAATGCTTCGCAAG GGAGCATTTATTGATCAGCACTTTGATCATGACTTGAACTTTTATGCTACAGAGGAAGACACTGTCAGTGGAAAG CTGATGAAGAGAATGATCGTAAATGTGAAGCCGAAAGATTTTGGTTCAATCATTAAAGGTTACCCAGGTGAGGATCCCAAGATGTTGGCTCATTTCAGGGATCTCTTGGACAAAATTTTCATCCTTGATCCCGAAAGGAGACTGACTGTGTCACAGGCATTAGCTCACCCATTCATCACTG gttTCTAA
- the LOC104710359 gene encoding serine/threonine-protein kinase prpf4B isoform X2 — protein MANDKQIESHHRKHRRSSSSSDETDKSSKRHKHRHHKHHHRRHHRHHRDKKRGDEIPAAGDETEAMDVTEADPSGVSNGREEDVEEGEILEEGGSGAVLVKTADSEGESGEIKSDQFQDNDLPPLAKKGRQGEDVSSNGVVTREAEMEDKRLCKEAGDPSERVSKRRYANGRSSFSPESSEEKHRSRNRSPSNSRQSNEVRPRSRSRSHDREREISRSRIVAEDEFLDRGRHHDSSRDYHHDRVDSGRTEDRYHRRGRYEENDRQYSRDVFERERSKEKDMDRDGSIRDRDSEGSKRRGRDSDRRREREREKRRDIEVDHERRKEKERERSIDRRREREGDYLRDRDNERGRSRDRTRYNSRESKRERDSEKDREKGREIQTDREKYISSDVDYSEMRHGQSRQSRYDETDDLEMRRPNSLKANNSKDDKSEETWGNDERSRNEDGQDNDEGVVWKTPEEEEEELNRIKEESRKRMLAVLEKHKKKPEQQNELFSQDKPKDVVQEAAPESASSAVVIAANVGQAKSNIDADDDKASLLAPAGLGEGSPKSERSADMFHDDIFGESPAGIRKVGGKGDGVPMVRSGLHDNWDDAEGYYSYQFGELLDGRYEVIATHGKGVFSTVVRAKDLKAGPAEPEEVAIKIIRNNETMHKAGKIEVQILKKLAGADRDDRRHCVRFLSTFKYRNHLCLVFESLHLNLREVLKKFGRNIGLQLSAVRSYSKQLFIALKHLKNCGVLHCDIKPDNMLVNEGKNVLKLCDFGNAMFAGKNEVTPYLVSRFYRSPEIILGLAYDHPLDIWSVGCCLYELYSGKVLFPGATNNDMLRLHMELKGPFPKKMLRKGAFIDQHFDHDLNFYATEEDTVSGKLMKRMIVNVKPKDFGSIIKGYPGEDPKMLAHFRDLLDKIFILDPERRLTVSQALAHPFITGK, from the exons ATGGCGAACGACAAGCAGATCGAATCTCACCACCGCAAGCACCGccgttcatcttcttcctccgacGAAACCGATAAATCATCGAAGCGGCACAAGCACCGTCACCACAAGCATCATCACCGCAGGCATCATCGCCATCACCGTGATAAGAAGCGCGGCGATGAAATTCCAGCCGCCGGCGATGAGACAGAGGCGATGGATGTTACGGAGGCGGATCCGAGTGGAGTTAGTAACGGCCGTGAGGAGGATGTGGAGGAAGGGGAGATTCTAGAAGAAGGTGGAAGCGGCGCTGTTTTGGTGAAGACGGCAGATTCCGAAGGCGAGTCAGGCGAAATCAAATCCGATCAATTTCAAGATAATGATCTG CCTCCCCTTGCGAAAAAAGGGCGTCAAGGAGAAGATGTGAGTTCTAATGGTGTTGTAACGCGTGAAGCTGAAATGGAGGATAAGAGGTTGTGTAAAGAAGCTGGAGATCCTTCAGAGAGAGTTAGTAAAAGAAGGTATGCGAATGGCAGGAGCTCATTTTCTCCAGAAAGCTCTGAAGAGAAGCATAGGAGCAGAAACAGGTCTCCGTCAAACAGTAGGCAGTCTAACGAAGTCCGTCCTCGGAGTAGATCTAGGTCACATGATAGGGAGAGGGAAATTTCAAGATCAAGGATTGTTGCGGAGGATGAGTTTTTGGACAGAGGAAGACATCATGATTCTAGTAGGGATTATCATCATGACAGAGTTGACTCAGGTAGGACTGAGGACAGATATCATCGACGTGGGCGATATGAGGAAAATGACAGACAATATAGTCGAGACGTgtttgaaagagaaagaagtaagGAGAAAGATATGGACAGGGACGGAAGCATAAGAGATAGAGATTCAGAAGGAAGTAAGCGAAGAGGGAGAGATAGTGATCGAAGGAGGGAAAGAGAACGAGAGAAGAGGAGGGATATAGAGGTTGACCATGAAAGGCGAAAAGAGAAGGAACGAGAGCGCAGCATTGATAGGAGAAGGGAGAGGGAAGGAGATTATTTACGAGATAGAGACAACGAAAGAGGTAGGAGTAGAGATAGAACCAGGTATAACAGCAGAGAGAGTAAGAGGGAAAGGGATAGTGAAAAAGATAgggagaaaggaagagaaatCCAGACTGATAGGGAGAAGTATATAAGTAGTGATGTGGACTACAGTGAGATGAGGCACGGACAGTCTAGACAATCAAGATATGATGAGACAGATGACTTAGAAATGAGAAGGCCAAATTCCTTGAAGGCCAATAATTCTAAGGATGATAAGTCAGAAGAGACGTGGGGAAATGATGAAAG GTCCCGAAATGAGGATGGCCAAGATAATGACGAAGGAGTTGTATGGAAAACtccagaggaggaagaagaagaactaaatAGAATCAAGGAGGAGAGCAGGAAGCGAATGCTAGCCGTACTGGAGAAACATAAGAAGAAGCCTGAGCAGCAAAATGAACTTTTCTCTCAGGATAAGCCGAAAG ATGTCGTTCAGGAAGCTGCCCCAGAGTCGGCTTCTTCTGCAGTTGTCATAGCAGCTAATGTTGGTCAAGCCAAATCTAACATTGATGCTGATGATGACAAGGCATCATTACTGGCTCCAGCAGGGCTTGGTGAAGGTAGCCCAAAG AGTGAAAGGTCAGCTGACATGTTCCATGATGATATCTTTGGAGAGTCTCCAGCTGGTATCCGGAAAGTG GGAGGGAAAGGTGACGGTGTTCCCATGGTGAGGAGCGGGCTTCATGATAATTGGGATGATGCAGAGGGTTATTACA GCTATCAGTTTGGCGAGTTATTGGATGGTAGATATGAAGTCATTGCTACTCATGGAAAAGGTGTCTTCTCTACTGTGGTTCGTGCAAAAGATTTGAAAGCTGGACCTGCTGAACCTGAAGAAGTGGCAATAAAAATTATTCGTAACAACGAGACGAT GCATAAAGCTGGCAAGATTGAGGTTCAGATTTTGAAGAAGCTGGCCGGCGCTGACCGAGATGACAGGCGCCACTGCGTTCGTTTTCTTTCAACCTTCAAGTATCGCAATCACCTTTGCTTGGTGTTTGAGTCTCTTCATTTGAATCTTCGTGAGGTCTTGAAGAAGTTTGGCCGCAACATTGGTCTTCAACTATCTGCTGTTAGGTCGTATTCGAAGCAGCTATTCATTGCCCTTAAACATCTGAAGAATTGTGGGGTGCTTCACTGCGATATAAAACCTGACAACATGCTG GTCAATGAGGGAAAAAACGTGTTGAAGCTTTGTGACTTTGGTAATGCAATGTTTGCTGGTAAAAACGAAGTTACACCGTATCTTGTTAGTCGCTTTTACAGATCCCCTGAAATTA TTCTGGGGCTCGCCTATGACCATCCGTTGGATATATGGTCTGTTGGCTGCTGTCTGTATGAGCTTTATAGCGGGAAAGTTCTTTTCCCTGGCGCCACAAACAATGATATGTTACGCCTTCATATGGAACTGAAAGGTCCCTTCCCTAAAAAAATGCTTCGCAAG GGAGCATTTATTGATCAGCACTTTGATCATGACTTGAACTTTTATGCTACAGAGGAAGACACTGTCAGTGGAAAG CTGATGAAGAGAATGATCGTAAATGTGAAGCCGAAAGATTTTGGTTCAATCATTAAAGGTTACCCAGGTGAGGATCCCAAGATGTTGGCTCATTTCAGGGATCTCTTGGACAAAATTTTCATCCTTGATCCCGAAAGGAGACTGACTGTGTCACAGGCATTAGCTCACCCATTCATCACTGGCAAGTGA
- the LOC104710359 gene encoding serine/threonine-protein kinase prp4 isoform X3 — protein sequence MEDKRLCKEAGDPSERVSKRRYANGRSSFSPESSEEKHRSRNRSPSNSRQSNEVRPRSRSRSHDREREISRSRIVAEDEFLDRGRHHDSSRDYHHDRVDSGRTEDRYHRRGRYEENDRQYSRDVFERERSKEKDMDRDGSIRDRDSEGSKRRGRDSDRRREREREKRRDIEVDHERRKEKERERSIDRRREREGDYLRDRDNERGRSRDRTRYNSRESKRERDSEKDREKGREIQTDREKYISSDVDYSEMRHGQSRQSRYDETDDLEMRRPNSLKANNSKDDKSEETWGNDERSRNEDGQDNDEGVVWKTPEEEEEELNRIKEESRKRMLAVLEKHKKKPEQQNELFSQDKPKDVVQEAAPESASSAVVIAANVGQAKSNIDADDDKASLLAPAGLGEGSPKSERSADMFHDDIFGESPAGIRKVGGKGDGVPMVRSGLHDNWDDAEGYYSYQFGELLDGRYEVIATHGKGVFSTVVRAKDLKAGPAEPEEVAIKIIRNNETMHKAGKIEVQILKKLAGADRDDRRHCVRFLSTFKYRNHLCLVFESLHLNLREVLKKFGRNIGLQLSAVRSYSKQLFIALKHLKNCGVLHCDIKPDNMLVNEGKNVLKLCDFGNAMFAGKNEVTPYLVSRFYRSPEIILGLAYDHPLDIWSVGCCLYELYSGKVLFPGATNNDMLRLHMELKGPFPKKMLRKGAFIDQHFDHDLNFYATEEDTVSGKLMKRMIVNVKPKDFGSIIKGYPGEDPKMLAHFRDLLDKIFILDPERRLTVSQALAHPFITGK from the exons ATGGAGGATAAGAGGTTGTGTAAAGAAGCTGGAGATCCTTCAGAGAGAGTTAGTAAAAGAAGGTATGCGAATGGCAGGAGCTCATTTTCTCCAGAAAGCTCTGAAGAGAAGCATAGGAGCAGAAACAGGTCTCCGTCAAACAGTAGGCAGTCTAACGAAGTCCGTCCTCGGAGTAGATCTAGGTCACATGATAGGGAGAGGGAAATTTCAAGATCAAGGATTGTTGCGGAGGATGAGTTTTTGGACAGAGGAAGACATCATGATTCTAGTAGGGATTATCATCATGACAGAGTTGACTCAGGTAGGACTGAGGACAGATATCATCGACGTGGGCGATATGAGGAAAATGACAGACAATATAGTCGAGACGTgtttgaaagagaaagaagtaagGAGAAAGATATGGACAGGGACGGAAGCATAAGAGATAGAGATTCAGAAGGAAGTAAGCGAAGAGGGAGAGATAGTGATCGAAGGAGGGAAAGAGAACGAGAGAAGAGGAGGGATATAGAGGTTGACCATGAAAGGCGAAAAGAGAAGGAACGAGAGCGCAGCATTGATAGGAGAAGGGAGAGGGAAGGAGATTATTTACGAGATAGAGACAACGAAAGAGGTAGGAGTAGAGATAGAACCAGGTATAACAGCAGAGAGAGTAAGAGGGAAAGGGATAGTGAAAAAGATAgggagaaaggaagagaaatCCAGACTGATAGGGAGAAGTATATAAGTAGTGATGTGGACTACAGTGAGATGAGGCACGGACAGTCTAGACAATCAAGATATGATGAGACAGATGACTTAGAAATGAGAAGGCCAAATTCCTTGAAGGCCAATAATTCTAAGGATGATAAGTCAGAAGAGACGTGGGGAAATGATGAAAG GTCCCGAAATGAGGATGGCCAAGATAATGACGAAGGAGTTGTATGGAAAACtccagaggaggaagaagaagaactaaatAGAATCAAGGAGGAGAGCAGGAAGCGAATGCTAGCCGTACTGGAGAAACATAAGAAGAAGCCTGAGCAGCAAAATGAACTTTTCTCTCAGGATAAGCCGAAAG ATGTCGTTCAGGAAGCTGCCCCAGAGTCGGCTTCTTCTGCAGTTGTCATAGCAGCTAATGTTGGTCAAGCCAAATCTAACATTGATGCTGATGATGACAAGGCATCATTACTGGCTCCAGCAGGGCTTGGTGAAGGTAGCCCAAAG AGTGAAAGGTCAGCTGACATGTTCCATGATGATATCTTTGGAGAGTCTCCAGCTGGTATCCGGAAAGTG GGAGGGAAAGGTGACGGTGTTCCCATGGTGAGGAGCGGGCTTCATGATAATTGGGATGATGCAGAGGGTTATTACA GCTATCAGTTTGGCGAGTTATTGGATGGTAGATATGAAGTCATTGCTACTCATGGAAAAGGTGTCTTCTCTACTGTGGTTCGTGCAAAAGATTTGAAAGCTGGACCTGCTGAACCTGAAGAAGTGGCAATAAAAATTATTCGTAACAACGAGACGAT GCATAAAGCTGGCAAGATTGAGGTTCAGATTTTGAAGAAGCTGGCCGGCGCTGACCGAGATGACAGGCGCCACTGCGTTCGTTTTCTTTCAACCTTCAAGTATCGCAATCACCTTTGCTTGGTGTTTGAGTCTCTTCATTTGAATCTTCGTGAGGTCTTGAAGAAGTTTGGCCGCAACATTGGTCTTCAACTATCTGCTGTTAGGTCGTATTCGAAGCAGCTATTCATTGCCCTTAAACATCTGAAGAATTGTGGGGTGCTTCACTGCGATATAAAACCTGACAACATGCTG GTCAATGAGGGAAAAAACGTGTTGAAGCTTTGTGACTTTGGTAATGCAATGTTTGCTGGTAAAAACGAAGTTACACCGTATCTTGTTAGTCGCTTTTACAGATCCCCTGAAATTA TTCTGGGGCTCGCCTATGACCATCCGTTGGATATATGGTCTGTTGGCTGCTGTCTGTATGAGCTTTATAGCGGGAAAGTTCTTTTCCCTGGCGCCACAAACAATGATATGTTACGCCTTCATATGGAACTGAAAGGTCCCTTCCCTAAAAAAATGCTTCGCAAG GGAGCATTTATTGATCAGCACTTTGATCATGACTTGAACTTTTATGCTACAGAGGAAGACACTGTCAGTGGAAAG CTGATGAAGAGAATGATCGTAAATGTGAAGCCGAAAGATTTTGGTTCAATCATTAAAGGTTACCCAGGTGAGGATCCCAAGATGTTGGCTCATTTCAGGGATCTCTTGGACAAAATTTTCATCCTTGATCCCGAAAGGAGACTGACTGTGTCACAGGCATTAGCTCACCCATTCATCACTGGCAAGTGA
- the LOC104710361 gene encoding uncharacterized protein LOC104710361 isoform X1, which produces MSEKRQCCVVMRVNLDCNACCRKARRIIINMKEVDTHMISKKERQVIICGRFRPSDVVVKLQKKMKRRVEILEIEDLSGGHGGGEEGQHEQEPPYEQPYEYSQQPDHFTTPLLC; this is translated from the exons ATGTCGGAAaag AGGCAATGTTGTGTTGTGATGAGGGTTAACTTGGATTGCAATGCTTGTTGTAGAAAAGCTAGGAGGATTATCATCAATATGAAAG AGGTTGATACACACATGATCAGCAAAAAGGAACGTCAAGTAATCATTTGCGGACGATTTAGACCATCGGATGTTGTAGTTAAACTGCAAAAGAAGATGAAACGGAGGGTTGAGATTCTCGAAATTGAAGATCTCTCCGGTGGccatggaggaggagaagaaggacaACACGAGCAAGAGCCACCATATGAACAGCCGTATGAATATTCTCAACAACCTGATCACTTTACCACACCGTTGTTGTGTTAg
- the LOC104710361 gene encoding uncharacterized protein LOC104710361 isoform X2 translates to MSEKRQCCVVMRVNLDCNACCRKARRIIINMKVDTHMISKKERQVIICGRFRPSDVVVKLQKKMKRRVEILEIEDLSGGHGGGEEGQHEQEPPYEQPYEYSQQPDHFTTPLLC, encoded by the exons ATGTCGGAAaag AGGCAATGTTGTGTTGTGATGAGGGTTAACTTGGATTGCAATGCTTGTTGTAGAAAAGCTAGGAGGATTATCATCAATATGAAAG TTGATACACACATGATCAGCAAAAAGGAACGTCAAGTAATCATTTGCGGACGATTTAGACCATCGGATGTTGTAGTTAAACTGCAAAAGAAGATGAAACGGAGGGTTGAGATTCTCGAAATTGAAGATCTCTCCGGTGGccatggaggaggagaagaaggacaACACGAGCAAGAGCCACCATATGAACAGCCGTATGAATATTCTCAACAACCTGATCACTTTACCACACCGTTGTTGTGTTAg
- the LOC104710363 gene encoding dihydrolipoyllysine-residue acetyltransferase component 4 of pyruvate dehydrogenase complex, chloroplastic: MAVSSSSFLSTASLTNSKSNISFASSVSPSIRSVVFRSSIPPSSHRRVMTVRSKIREIFMPALSSTMTEGKIVSWIKTEGEKLAKGESVVVVESDKADMDVETFYDGYLAAIVVGEGETAPVGAAIGLLAETEAEIEEAKTKAASKSSSSSSAAEAVATSPPPVTSSPAPAIAQPTPVTAVADGPRKTVATPYAKKLAKQHKVDIGSIAGTGPFGRVTATDVETAAGIAPSKSSVAPPPPPPPAAVNGKATTATNLPPLLPDSSIVPFTAMQSAVSKNMIESLSVPTFRVGYPVNTDALDALYEKVKPKGVTMTALLAKAAGMALAQHPVVNASCKDGKSFSYNANINVAVAVAINGGLITPVLQDADKLDLYLLSQKWKELVGKARSKQLQPHEYNSGTFTLSNLGMFGVDRFDAILPPGQGAIMAVGGSKPTVVADKDGFFSVKNRMVVNVTADHRIVYGADLAAFLQTFAKIIENPDSLTL; this comes from the exons ATGGcggtttcttcatcttcgttcTTATCAACAGCTTCACTAACCAATTCCAAATCCAACATTTCATTCGCTTCCTCAGTATCCCCATCCATCCGCAGCGTCGTCTTCCGCTCCTCGATTCCTCCGTCCTCTCACCGCCGTGTAATGACCGTCCGATCAAAGATTCGCGAAATTTTCATGCCGGCGTTATCATCAACCATGACGGAAGGCAAAATCGTGTCGTGGATCAAAACCGAAGGCGAGAAACTCGCGAAAGGAGAGAGTGTTGTGGTTGTTGAATCTGATAAAGCTGATATGGATGTTGAAACGTTCTACGACGGTTACCTCGCCGCAATCGTCGTCGGAGAAGGTGAAACAGCTCCGGTTGGTGCTGCGATTGGATTGTTAGCTGAGACTGAAGCTGAGATCGAAGAAGCTAAGACTAAAGCAGCTTcgaaatcatcttcttcttcttctgcggCGGAGGCTGTTGCTACATCTCCTCCTCCGGTTACTTCATCTCCTGCTCCGGCGATCGCTCAACCAACTCCGGTGACAGCTGTCGCGGATGGTCCGAGGAAGACTGTAGCGACACCTTATGCTAAGAAGCTTGCTAAACAGCATAAGGTTGATATTGGATCCATTGCTGGAACTGGACCATTCGGTAGGGTTACAGCTACTGACGTGGAGACGGCGGCAGGAATTGCTCCGTCTAAATCCTCCGTggcaccaccacctcctcctcctcctgcagCGGTGAATGGAAAAGCTACAACAGCCACCAATTTGCCTCCTCTATTGCCTGATTCAAGCATTGTACCTTTCACAGCAATGCAATCTGCAGTATCGAAGAATATGATTGAGAGTCTCTCTGTTCCTACATTCCGTGTTGGTTACCCTGTGAACACTGATGCTCTCGATGCACTATACGAGAAG GTGAAACCAAAGGGTGTAACGATGACTGCTTTATTGGCTAAAGCTGCAGGGATGGCTCTGGCTCAGCATCCTGTGGTGAATGCAAGCTGCAAAGATGGGAAGAGTTTTAGTTACAATGCTAACATTAACGTTGCTGTGGCGGTTGCTATTAATGGCGGTTTGATTACGCCTGTTCTACAAGATGCAGATAAG TTGGATTTGTACTTGTTATCCCAAAAATGGAAAGAGCTGGTAGGGAAAGCTAGAAGCAAGCAACTGCAACCCCATGAATACAACTCTG GAACTTTCACTTTATCGAATCTTGGTATGTTTGGAGTGGATAGATTTGATGCTATTCTTCCGCCAGGACAG GGTGCAATTATGGCTGTTGGAGGGTCGAAGCCAACTGTAGTTGCTGACAAGGATGGATTCTTCAGTGTGAAAAACAGAATGGTG GTGAATGTGACTGCAGATCATCGCATTGTCTACGGAGCTGACTTGGCAGCTTTCTTACAAACCTTTGCAAAGATCATTGAGAATCCAGATAGTTTGACCTTATAA
- the LOC104710364 gene encoding uncharacterized protein LOC104710364 yields MVMEERLTRTDSVGKKRVREDELGLDDSPDVKRLRDDLFNDSENDPAVQDLDSVMKSFEDELSNTTTTVQQGSAETQPDLGYLFEASDDELGLPPPPLQPPTLCTEETVTELLRASSDSSELGELSGFEIEDHVTTDFGTCDLGDGLFEYSDVCLDSGDLFSWRPEFLPAE; encoded by the coding sequence ATGGTCATGGAGGAGAGGCTCACTAGGACTGACTCGGTCGGGAAGAAACGAGTCAGAGAAGATGAGTTAGGCCTTGATGACTCGCCGGATGTGAAGCGGTTGAGAGACGATTTGTTCAATGACTCGGAGAACGACCCAGCGGTTCAAGATCTTGACTCAGTCATGAAGAGCTTCGAAGATGAGTTGTCGAACACCACGACGACGGTGCAGCAAGGCTCTGCCGAGACTCAACCGGATCTTGGTTATCTTTTTGAAGCTTCTGACGATGAGCTGGGTTTACCTCCACCGCCTCTGCAACCGCCGACGCTTTGTACGGAGGAGACGGTGACGGAGTTGCTACGGGCTTCGTCTGATTCATCTGAGCTCGGCGAGTTATCTGGGTTTGAAATTGAGGATCATGTTACTACGGATTTTGGAACTTGCGATCTTGGTGATGGGCTTTTCGAATATTCCGATGTTTGTTTGGATTCCGGCGATCTGTTTTCATGGCGGCCGGAGTTTTTACCGGCGGAGTAA